The Mytilus galloprovincialis chromosome 4, xbMytGall1.hap1.1, whole genome shotgun sequence genome contains a region encoding:
- the LOC143071651 gene encoding uncharacterized protein LOC143071651, producing the protein MIVTTRILPDSCKVRSSIGCNTLTQCSLHVTFHLAKSLVKGEYLIYWRINGTKTNSNFTEVEYKGPCMSRSICAMMVTATLKLPRTTEAYGMYTVKLYNNKEQVQCSTPVCKNCIIDDQQEEEDHTVSTDTPNNIYIYIIAGSVLMLMTVIISCTIVLHVVRKKAGRRPVEIQTRPTSIISNDQVSADEPSVAVSNHTYASVQLSVPSRYQGLLSRNVSRHHYNNPRFQDIQDESQGDSAFASTLTMLSSDQNNDNQRTERTEEPQLTRIPINILVSRLEQIQTNQSMPNLLVHDYQNIRRTRRLT; encoded by the exons ATGATTGTTACAACGAGAATTC TTCCAGATTCCTGTAAGGTGAGGTCATCGATTGGATGTAATACCTTAACTCAATGTTCTTTACATGTTACTTTTCATTTGGCAAAGTCTCTTGTTAAAGGAGAGTACCTTATTTACTGGAGAATAAATGGTACCAAAACAAATAGTAATTTTACAGAAGTTGAATACAAAGGCCCTTGTATGTCTCGATCAATTTGTGCAATGATGGTGACAGCTACATTAAAATTACCCCGTACTACCGAAGCCTATGGAATGTATACAGTAAAACTGTACAACAACAAGGAACAAGTGCAGTGTTCTACACCAGTTTGTAAAAATTGTATCATAG ATGATCAGCAAGAGGAAGAAGATCATACAGTATCAACTG ATACACCAAACAATATCTACATTTATATCATCGCTGGTAGTGTTTTAATGTTGATGACAGTTATAATAAGTTGTACGATTGTATTACATGTAGTAAGAAAGAAAG CCGGGAGAAGACCTGTAGAGATTCAAACGAG ACCTACAAGTATTATATCTAATGACCAAGTATCCGCTGACGAGCCATCAGTAGCTGTATCAAATCACACATATGCTTCTGTTCAATTAAGTGTGCCAAGTAGATACCAGGGGTTACTATCAAGAAACGTCAGTCGACATCACTACAATAACCCAAGATTTCAAGATATTCAAG ATGAGAGTCAAGGGGATTCAGCTTTTGCTTCGACACTTACTATGTTAAGTTCTGACCAGAACAACGACAACCAACGAACAGAAAGAACAGAGGAACCACAACTGACGCGCATACCAATCAATATACTAGTATCAAGATTAGAGCAGATTCAAACTAACCAGAGTATGCCTAATTTACTAG taCACGATTACCAGAATATCAGAAGAACAAGGAGACTTACATGA